The region GCTAAGTCCTTGATTCGAAATTTGTGATTTTTGTTCATTGGTTAATTTCCAAGCATAGGGTGTCATATTCAAAAAGTTATCAATATCTGTAGGATTAGATAGCGTTAGTTGATATTCCAATCGCTCATGATGCAAGCAAGTAAAGCCTTCAATATCTGCTTTGGGCTCATCATGAGGCTTTGGTTCACTGTAAATAATCTGTTTCATCGCAAAATGGTGCATCGGGCCAGGCGACACCGTTATTAATACACCACCCTCTTTTAATACTCGCTGCAATTCTTCAACCTTGGAAGGGGCGTAAATTCGAATCGCTAGATCAAATGCTGAATCACTAAAAGGCATTTCGTAAGCACTTGCAACACAAAAGTCCATTTGGGGGTAACGTTTAGAGGCATACTTTATGGCTGACTTTGATATATCTAGCCCTTGTAAGTGGCATTGGGTTAATTCAAGTTGATCCAATGTCGCCTCTGCATCAACTTCTTGTAGGTTTAATGCACTGTGGAGCCTATTACTGTAGTAGCCTTCTCCGCATCCTATATCCAATACTCGTTTACTTTGTGGTGCAAACTGCACTGCGAGCTCATTGACCTTGTCACTGAGTTTTTGATAATAGCCTTGATTTAAAAACTCTCGCCTTGCCAACATCATCTCTTTATTATCACCAGGATCTTTTGAGTTCTTCTTCTGCACTGGTAACAGGTTTACATAGCCTTCTTTAGCGCAATCAAACTGGTGACGATTTTGACAATGCCATGACTTGTTATTTAACGATAATGAGGTTTGGCAAATAGGACATATATATTGCATGAATTAACTCTACAGAGATTGAAATTGAAAGGTGTTTTAACAACAAGGATTGCTAGAAAGGCATTATAACATTAATTATCTTCAGTCAGCTTATCTACCATTAAACTAACATCAGCGGGGGCGAGTAAACTAAAGCATTCTAGTTTACGTTGTAAGTCTTCCACATCTTTTGTTAACTCATTAGCCGCACTAGCGTAGTTAGTGCGTTGTTGTGATTGACTATACGTTCTCAATAGCCACTGCTGTTTATGATTAAGCAAATTGTCTAACTTTAATAATTGCGCCGCAATAACAGCATGCACCTTATTAATATCTTCTGATAAGTAACTTGAAATATCAGCTCGAACCAGTTCAATTTCACTGATGTTTATGGCAATAATCGCGGGAGAGTCTTGATAATCAAAATTTCTAGCAAGAATCGCTTTTGCCATCATTAACTCTTTAGGCTCTTGATTTAATCTAAAATCATTTTCTAATTGGATTGCTTCACATACCTGCTCACTCAGAACGATCGAAAAATTGTCATCAAATAAAAAATCCAACGAGACGCCTTGTCTTAACATTGCTGCTGAAAACTTAGGCGCTAATCCTGTACGCGTATAAAGTCGAAAGCCCTGACCTAAACTACGTTTTAACTGTCGGGGGTCTAAAGAAAGTGATGGGTTTGGTTCTTGCTTATCGCGTTTATCAACAACAGAAACAACAAACAATGGCTGACAGGTCAAAATGAAATAGGCTTTTATGAGTTTATTCGATTGATCAAATATCAGCTCATTGACAACAAACTCAGCAATCGGCTGACTTAATGCAGGTAAAATAGCAAAATCACTGACACCATCAGG is a window of Shewanella donghaensis DNA encoding:
- the rlmA gene encoding 23S rRNA (guanine(745)-N(1))-methyltransferase, with amino-acid sequence MQYICPICQTSLSLNNKSWHCQNRHQFDCAKEGYVNLLPVQKKNSKDPGDNKEMMLARREFLNQGYYQKLSDKVNELAVQFAPQSKRVLDIGCGEGYYSNRLHSALNLQEVDAEATLDQLELTQCHLQGLDISKSAIKYASKRYPQMDFCVASAYEMPFSDSAFDLAIRIYAPSKVEELQRVLKEGGVLITVSPGPMHHFAMKQIIYSEPKPHDEPKADIEGFTCLHHERLEYQLTLSNPTDIDNFLNMTPYAWKLTNEQKSQISNQGLSCELDFSIEIHIRN